A DNA window from bacterium contains the following coding sequences:
- a CDS encoding aminotransferase class I/II-fold pyridoxal phosphate-dependent enzyme, with protein sequence MFSQRIQRVPRSFIREILKVAEDPRVISFAGGLPSPGLFPVKRLEGALSKILAERAPESLQYGSSEGLPALREWICQRYKKRFGLEVDPGNVLITTGSQQGLDLVGKVLVEDSDKVVMERPGYLGAIQAFSLYTGSISQVELTGDGPDLDDLERQFRSVNSKL encoded by the coding sequence TTGTTTTCCCAACGTATCCAGCGTGTACCCAGGTCTTTCATCCGGGAGATCCTGAAAGTTGCTGAGGACCCACGGGTCATCTCCTTTGCGGGCGGTTTGCCCAGTCCCGGCCTGTTCCCCGTTAAGCGGTTGGAAGGTGCGCTGTCAAAGATCCTTGCCGAGCGCGCCCCTGAAAGCCTTCAGTATGGATCAAGTGAAGGGCTGCCCGCCCTGCGGGAATGGATCTGTCAACGGTATAAAAAACGGTTCGGTTTGGAGGTCGACCCCGGTAACGTCCTCATCACCACCGGTTCACAACAGGGGCTGGACCTGGTTGGAAAAGTGCTCGTTGAAGATTCCGATAAGGTGGTGATGGAAAGACCGGGATACCTTGGCGCCATCCAGGCTTTTTCCCTCTACACAGGCAGCATCAGCCAGGTTGAACTGACGGGTGACGGGCCTGACCTCGATGATCTTGAAAGGCAGTTCAGGTCAGTAAACAGCAAGCTGTT